One Trichoplusia ni isolate ovarian cell line Hi5 chromosome 6, tn1, whole genome shotgun sequence DNA segment encodes these proteins:
- the LOC113495180 gene encoding uncharacterized protein LOC113495180 has protein sequence MGKRRRDRSKIRRKIRRLEQRLRDSSTSQDEEEYNRYYVRSPTPESLRRSSHSDDDYDSHIRSEFVVPDGPHQQCDVDPTITAGTFDPPVQDPGSSSKKDLISASEALPPEILEALGDPTGKEEVLGPPINEEISKRWERILVEGLIKEEKETALKKILTPQNFVLSKAPKLNLELWAVISDTSRHRDKLLEKSQNQLGLGIAGLSNLASSLIKEEHSKVEILKRLSETAVKLERPTPVPSKQGSKTGGAETEVHAPPRILNTARSATDSCEPRPTYPEFGSQDTQEPIEGIGNNLYIATLNTRTLRTHESLLELEKSLENVKFDILGVCEMRRLGEKIEEHNNYILYHKGDIAGQRGVGFLIKRTLKKNIQEIVGISDRLATLSLKLPGYKKPWSIIQAYAPTEKAGLPVLEAFYEELSSTLKKNADKYILLMGDFNAQIGARQNNNETILGKYGYGSRSPNGQKFVEFLMEHNLLVLNSYFKKNNKNKWTWISPDGCYKNEIDYIITNYLKAFTDTKVISNLNFNTDHRMVRCSLRKSQPKIPRHHMKAFNTANKQSSQKIYKPSNEIYTTITSREIETTDKYDTLEKELQSVHISNSNNKKTNKYQLSENTLQLIDERKQLINSRNKQGNRKQIADKSKKIKESIRRDRKVKRLKTLEHHIQKTGGVRKALKELRETGKEWIPKLKKGSRITAIRQKIQDTATNFYRQLYASTSIDQNTKGCYDETPGKRFSQRNLEPVEDILTCEVEKAIMSQKMEKSPGPDKISNELMRGNIEELTPILTNMFNEILVSSQIPKQWAASHIILLHKKGDKENVENYRPISLMSNVYKVFAKVILNRISKLLDEQQPSEQAGFRKGFSTIDHIHTIKQVLEKYNEYNKKIYIAFIDYAKAFDSLNHEYIWESLEEQGIPETYINIIKSIYSNSKARIQLETLGKEFSIQKGVRQGDPLSPKLFSAVLENIFRKLNWDDYGVNINGSRLHHLRFADDLVLLEENPESLEHMINNLNDESMKVGLRMNTKKTKIITNTTEVTIRIKDDALEYVEDYIYLGQMISTKDQMTKEIILRIATGWKKYWSLKEIMKSKDLSMSTKRKAFNTCVLPVLTYGCETWALTKAYREKLAITQRAMERSMIGCKRQDKVRNSDLRRITKVTDILTRIDLQKWRWTGHMMRDKTGKWNWKVTDWYPRDGKRNRGRQQVRWEDELRLTAGPKWRRVAQDRQQWKSLEEAFAKRHTELRDFLL, from the exons ATGGGAAAAAGAAGAAGAGATCGTTCTAAAATTCGACGAAAAATAAGACGCTTGGAACAAAGATTGCGCGACTCGTCAACAAGCCAGGACGAGGAAG AATATAATCGTTATTACGTAAGATCACCAACACCTGAGTCTCTGCGAAGGTCTTCGCATTCAGACGATGATTATGACTCTCATATTAGATCTGAGTTTGTGGTTCCTGATGGTCCGCATCAACAGTGTGACGTTGATCCTACAATTACTGCAGGAACATTCGATCCACCGGTACAGGATCCAGGCTCTAGTTCTAAAAAGGACTTAATATCGGCTTCAGAAGCATTACCGCCTGAAATATTAGAAGCGCTTGGTGATCCTACAGGCAAGGAAGAGGTCCTCGGCCCTCCCATTAATGAGGAGATCTCTAAACGTTGGGAAAGAATCCTGGTCGAAGGGTTAATAAAGGAGGAAAAGGAGACagcattaaagaaaattttaacaccACAAAATTTTGTGTTGTCGAAAGCACCAAAGCTTAACTTAGAATTATGGGCCGTAATAAGTGACACTAGTAGGCATCGGGATAAACTCCTTGAGAAATCCCAGAACCAATTGGGGTTGGGAATCGCGGGTCTCTCCAATTTAGCCTCGTCTTTGATAAAAGAAGAACATTCAAAGGTAGAAATCTTAAAAAGGCTTTCAGAG ACAGCAGTTAAACTGGAGAGGCCTACCCCGGTACCAAGCAAGCAGGGCTCCAAAACCGGGGGGGCCGAAACCGAGGTTCACGCCCCGCCAAGAATACTCAACACAGCAAGGTCGGCGACAGACAGCTGTGAACCGAGGCCAACCTACCCGGAGTTCGGATCACAGGACACGCAGGAACCAATAGAG GGCATAGGCAACAATTTGTACATCGCAACACTAAACACGAGGACACTAAGAACCCACGAGAGTTTACTAGAACTAGAAAAATCCTTAGAAAACGTCAAGTTTGATATTTTAGGCGTCTGCGAAATGCGAAGACTAGGCGAAAAAATCGAAGAACATAACAATTATATACTGTACCATAAGGGAGACATTGCAGGCCAAAGGGGAGTAGGATTTCTAATAAAACgaacattaaagaaaaatatacaagaaataGTAGGAATATCTGATAGATTAGCCACACTCAGTTTAAAGCTTCCAGGGTATAAGAAGCCATGGAGTATCATACAGGCATACGCACCAACAGAGAAAGCAGGGTTGCCAGTGCTTGAAGCTTTCTATGAAGAATTGTCatcaactttaaaaaagaacgcCGATAAATATATACTCTTGATGGGAGATTTTAACGCACAAATTGGAGCAAGACAAAATAACAACGAGACCATCCTTGGTAAATACGGCTATGGATCAAGAAGTCCGAATGGCCAAAAATTTGTCGAATTCCTAATGGAGCATAACCTACTAGTATTAAACTCATACTtcaagaaaaacaacaaaaacaaatggaCCTGGATCTCCCCTGATGGCTgctacaaaaatgaaattgattatataatAACTAACTATCTTAAAGCTTTCACTGATACTAAGGTTATAAGCAACCTCAACTTCAATACGGACCACCGCATGGTACGCTGTTCTCTTCGAAAATCTCAGCCAAAAATACCTCGACACCACATGAAAGCTTTTAACACCGCAAATAAGCAGTCGAGCCAGAAAATATATAAGCCTTCCAACGAAATTTACACAACAATAACAAGCCGTGAAATAGAAACAACAGATAAATACGATACCCTAGAAAAAGAATTGCAAAGCGTGCACATTTCAAacagcaataacaaaaaaactaacaagTATCAACTTAGCGAAAATACCTTGCAACTAATAGATGAAAGAAAACAGCTTATAAATAGCAGAAACAAACAAGGAAACAGAAAACAAATTGCtgacaaaagtaaaaaaataaaagaaagcatAAGAAGGGATCGCAAAGTCAAGAGATTGAAGACATTAGAACACCACATCCAAAAAACAGGCGGAGTGAGAAAGGCCTTGAAAGAACTACGAGAAACAGGCAAAGAATGGATACCTAAACTCAAAAAAGGATCGAGAATTACTGCGATACGTCAAAAGATCCAAGACACAGCTACAAATTTCTATCGCCAACTGTATGCTAGCACCAGCATAGACCAGAATACAAAGGGCTGCTACGACGAGACGCCTGGCAAACGGTTCAGCCAAAGGAATTTGGAACCTGTAGAGGATATCCTGACATGCGAAGTGGAAAAAGCGATTATGAGTCAAAAGATGGAGAAGTCTCCGGGTCCAGATAAAATTTCCAATGAATTAATGAGGGGAAATATAGAAGAACTGACTCCAATCCTAACGAATATGTTCAACGAAATCTTAGTCAGTAGCCAGATCCCAAAACAATGGGCAGCATCACACATCATTCTGCTACACAAAAAAGGTGACAAAGAAAATGTAGAGAACTACAGACCAATAAGCCTCATGTCGAACGTTTATAAAGTGTTTGCAAAGGTAATACTCAATAGGATAAGCAAACTTTTAGACGAACAACAGCCAAGCGAGCAGGCTGGCTTTCGGAAAGGCTTTTCGACTATCGACCATATTCATACAATCAAACAGGTATTGGAAAAATATAACGAGtacaataagaaaatatatatagcCTTCATTGATTACGCCAAGGCTTTTGACAGCTTAAACCATGAATATATATGGGAAAGTTTAGAAGAACAAGGAATACCAGAAACCTATATCAACATCATAAAAAGTATCTACTCCAACAGTAAGGCTAGAATACAATTGGAAACGCTAGGAAAAGAGTTTAGTATACAAAAAGGAGTGCGCCAAGGAGACCCTCTATCCCCGAAACTGTTCTCTGCTGTActggaaaatatatttcgaaaatTAAATTGGGATGATTACGGTGTTAATATAAATGGGTCAAGACTTCACCATCTTAGATTTGCTGATGACCTAGTACTACTTGAGGAAAACCCTGAAAGTCTCGAGCACATGATTAACAATTTAAACGACGAAAGTATGAAAGTCGGGTTAAGAATGAACACCAAAAAGACCAAAATAATCACAAACACTACTGAAGTTACAATAAGAATTAAAGACGATGCTCTCGAATATGTCGAAGACTATATCTACTTGGGTCAAATGATATCTACAAAAGACCAAATGACGAAAGAAATTATTCTCAGGATTGCAACGGGCTGGAAAAAATACTGGTCGCTAAAAGAGATAATGAAATCCAAAGATCTGAGCATGTCTACAAAACGGAAAGCCTTCAACACCTGCGTATTACCTGTCTTAACATATGGTTGTGAAACTTGGGCCCTCACAAAAGCATACAGGGAAAAACTAGCAATCACACAAAGAGCAATGGAGAGGAGTATGATTGGCTGTAAACGTCAAGACAAGGTTAGGAACAGCGATCTAAGAAGAATAACAAAAGTTACAGACATACTCACTCGAATTGACCTCCAGAAATGGAGATGGACTGGCCACATGATGAGGGATAAAACAGGAAAATGGAATTGGAAAGTCACAGATTGGTATCCTAGAGATGGTAAAAGAAATCGAGGGAGACAACAAGTAAGGTGGGAAGATGAGCTCAGACTGACGGCCGGACCAAAATGGAGAAGGGTTGCCCAAGACAGGCAACAATGGAAATCACTGGAGGAGGCCTTTGCCAAAAGGCACACTGAATTAAGAGACTTTTTACTATAA